A stretch of Spirochaetota bacterium DNA encodes these proteins:
- a CDS encoding long-chain fatty acid--CoA ligase, whose amino-acid sequence MEEKTINQVFENRAKKYGPRIAIEKKLKGRWESASWEDYYKRAAYVGLALYDMGLKKGDRVSLLSENRLEWLYTDMGVLGAGGCIVPIYPTLIDEEVEYIVSHSESKFMVVENNLQLKKGLYTAKRYPGLQKIIVIDMEGVGANPLVMSFAELLESGKKLYDANPGKFKELADAVTQDDLATIVYTSGTTGVPKGAMITHKNIMAVVMALHKIEPHYAYDTDQTVPFLPLSHVFERIAGHFYGMYVGITASYAESLDTILQDIQEKRPTVVLAVPRVLEKVYQRIISQVQEQSPFKQKVFYWGQKVGNKISTLREQKKKPGLLLKLKYKIAYAIIFKKLQNALGGRVRWMTASGAPTAREIILFFNSAGIMVIEGYGMTECCAPATMSNIADYRIGTVGRPLPGVDIKIADDGEILIKGDNVFKGYWKMPEETKESFTPDGYFMSGDIGVFDDAGFLMITDRKKDLIITSGGKNVAPQKIENLIKSDPLFTQAIVIGDKRKYLTALVNISQEQAEHVAREKGISFTSFNDLLENEQFQKIVEEHIEKCNQKLARYETVKKVGIIRSEFSKETGELTATLKVKRKVVQEKYKPIIDSLYEEDAKTVQVA is encoded by the coding sequence ATGGAAGAAAAAACAATTAATCAGGTTTTTGAGAATAGAGCTAAAAAATATGGACCACGAATAGCAATTGAGAAGAAATTAAAAGGCAGGTGGGAAAGTGCCTCATGGGAAGATTATTATAAACGCGCTGCATATGTTGGACTGGCATTGTATGATATGGGGCTCAAAAAAGGCGATAGGGTTTCATTGCTATCGGAAAATAGATTAGAGTGGCTGTACACTGATATGGGTGTATTGGGTGCTGGAGGATGTATAGTGCCTATCTATCCCACATTGATAGATGAAGAGGTTGAGTATATTGTTTCCCATTCGGAATCAAAGTTTATGGTTGTGGAAAACAATCTACAATTAAAAAAGGGATTATACACTGCAAAACGTTATCCGGGATTGCAAAAGATTATAGTAATTGATATGGAAGGGGTTGGTGCAAATCCGCTAGTAATGAGCTTTGCTGAATTACTTGAAAGTGGCAAAAAATTGTATGATGCTAATCCTGGTAAATTTAAAGAACTGGCAGATGCAGTAACACAGGATGACCTTGCAACAATAGTCTATACTTCCGGGACAACGGGTGTGCCAAAGGGCGCAATGATTACCCATAAAAACATTATGGCTGTAGTCATGGCATTGCACAAAATTGAGCCACATTATGCGTATGATACTGATCAGACAGTTCCATTTTTGCCATTGAGTCATGTGTTTGAAAGAATAGCTGGGCATTTTTACGGAATGTATGTGGGTATCACTGCATCGTATGCAGAAAGTTTAGATACTATCTTACAGGACATTCAGGAAAAACGGCCAACGGTGGTGCTGGCTGTACCCCGCGTACTGGAAAAGGTTTACCAGCGGATTATTTCTCAGGTTCAGGAACAGTCTCCATTCAAACAAAAAGTATTTTACTGGGGACAGAAAGTTGGTAATAAGATAAGCACCTTGCGTGAACAGAAGAAGAAACCAGGATTATTGCTGAAATTAAAATATAAAATAGCGTATGCTATCATATTTAAGAAATTACAAAACGCATTGGGTGGCAGAGTTCGCTGGATGACAGCATCAGGCGCTCCAACCGCGCGAGAAATAATTTTGTTCTTTAACTCGGCAGGCATTATGGTTATAGAAGGCTATGGCATGACCGAATGCTGTGCACCGGCTACCATGAGTAATATTGCTGATTACCGAATTGGAACAGTAGGGAGGCCTTTACCGGGTGTTGATATTAAAATAGCTGATGATGGCGAGATCCTTATAAAAGGTGACAATGTGTTTAAAGGATACTGGAAGATGCCTGAAGAAACTAAAGAATCGTTTACCCCTGATGGCTATTTTATGAGTGGCGATATTGGTGTATTTGATGATGCAGGATTTTTGATGATTACTGACAGAAAGAAAGATTTGATTATTACATCAGGCGGTAAAAATGTAGCACCGCAGAAGATTGAAAATCTTATTAAGTCAGATCCATTGTTTACACAAGCGATAGTTATTGGTGATAAGCGAAAATATTTAACAGCACTGGTTAATATCAGCCAGGAGCAGGCTGAACATGTTGCAAGGGAAAAAGGCATTTCATTTACAAGTTTTAATGATCTGCTAGAAAATGAACAGTTCCAGAAGATAGTGGAAGAACACATTGAGAAGTGCAATCAAAAGTTAGCACGGTATGAAACAGTCAAAAAGGTAGGGATAATAAGAAGTGAATTTTCAAAAGAAACTGGAGAACTAACTGCAACACTGAAAGTGAAACGTAAGGTTGTTCAGGAAAAGTATAAACCCATCATTGACTCACTGTATGAGGAGGATGCGAAAACTGTACAAGTTGCTTAA
- a CDS encoding enoyl-CoA hydratase-related protein, whose translation MGNKCYYQMEKENVAVVYFDNPPLNALDTETMEQFESVMKQLMQDNGVHVIVLTGKGSTFVVGADVNAVKEVDTYEKGVEITSRAQAIVSLCELSPKPVIALINGLCLGGGMEIALACHMRIAATNVQMGLPEIMLGIIPAFGGTQRSARLLGNAKALEIMLTGMFITMDEALRIGLVNRVYPAETLMEEGLKIASSIAKKGQVAVRAIVEAVMKGSKLSLEEGLKLESTLFGKIAETHDKKEGIEAFLEKRKPQFKHC comes from the coding sequence ATGGGTAATAAATGTTACTATCAGATGGAAAAAGAAAACGTGGCAGTTGTGTATTTTGATAATCCACCGTTGAATGCACTTGATACGGAAACTATGGAACAGTTTGAAAGTGTTATGAAACAACTGATGCAGGATAATGGTGTTCACGTCATTGTGTTAACGGGCAAAGGTTCTACATTTGTTGTTGGTGCTGATGTCAATGCAGTTAAGGAAGTGGATACCTATGAAAAAGGAGTGGAGATAACAAGCAGGGCACAGGCAATAGTTTCTTTATGTGAACTATCGCCTAAACCTGTTATTGCACTTATAAATGGATTGTGCCTTGGTGGTGGTATGGAGATAGCATTAGCATGCCACATGCGTATAGCAGCCACAAATGTGCAGATGGGCTTACCCGAGATTATGCTGGGAATAATCCCCGCATTTGGAGGCACACAACGTAGTGCCAGGCTATTAGGAAATGCAAAAGCACTGGAGATAATGCTAACTGGAATGTTTATCACTATGGATGAAGCATTGCGGATTGGACTTGTTAACAGAGTATACCCGGCAGAAACGTTAATGGAAGAAGGTTTAAAAATTGCGTCATCAATTGCAAAAAAAGGACAGGTGGCAGTAAGGGCTATTGTGGAAGCAGTGATGAAAGGAAGCAAACTAAGCCTTGAAGAAGGTTTGAAGCTTGAAAGCACATTGTTTGGAAAGATTGCAGAGACACATGACAAAAAAGAAGGGATTGAGGCGTTTTTAGAAAAACGAAAACCCCAATTCAAGCATTGTTAA